In Candidatus Bathyarchaeota archaeon, a single genomic region encodes these proteins:
- a CDS encoding NADH-quinone oxidoreductase subunit M encodes MNDSLNLLIQSLIIPAVFSAIILPLGKVYKQRVGWIVFLVLLYSTGIYAYITLNLFTGFIKDGLKASYAWAPYIGSLTLLADGLSGPIAFTIALLSALIAIYSIGYMAEAENIEVYYSLYMLYTVGMLGTVLTTNLAAFFLFFELMLIPSWALIGVWGTGPKEAIAFKYFMFTEAGALSLLAGILIARFQFGTFEIFEIASKITPEMMQIVIIIIALILLGLIVKMAIFPLHTWLPDAHAEAPTPISALLSPAMIGIGGYAAIRIIYTAFPIVAFNYNFIIITSVLALITMFYGASMALVQEDVKRLLAYSSISQMGYLLFGVASTSILGLTGAALLYMSHGFAKAVLFMISGIFIHQFHTRKISDLGGLAEEMPYTATAALISFLSLAGTPPLLGFWSELFIFAGAMHSSLINALSEGLTRVVITALAVIASIFTAGYGLKAFRRIFFGERKSTQKIASEAPLTMLAPIIILAAFSLILGIYPTLISKELGAIFSRLLSKL; translated from the coding sequence GTGAATGATTCCCTTAATTTGCTTATTCAATCTCTTATTATACCTGCTGTTTTTTCAGCAATAATTCTTCCCTTAGGGAAAGTTTATAAACAAAGAGTAGGATGGATTGTTTTTTTAGTTCTGCTTTATAGCACTGGAATTTATGCCTATATAACCTTAAATCTATTTACAGGTTTTATTAAAGATGGGCTTAAAGCTTCATATGCTTGGGCTCCATATATAGGGAGTTTAACGCTGCTTGCTGATGGTTTAAGTGGGCCAATAGCTTTCACAATCGCTTTATTATCTGCTTTAATTGCTATATACTCGATTGGATATATGGCTGAAGCTGAAAACATTGAAGTTTACTATTCTTTATACATGCTTTATACCGTTGGAATGCTTGGTACAGTGCTTACAACTAATTTAGCAGCTTTCTTTCTATTCTTTGAATTGATGCTTATTCCTTCATGGGCTTTAATTGGAGTCTGGGGAACTGGACCTAAAGAAGCTATAGCATTTAAATATTTTATGTTTACTGAAGCAGGAGCTTTATCTTTGCTAGCTGGAATTTTAATAGCACGCTTTCAATTTGGAACCTTTGAAATCTTTGAAATCGCTTCAAAAATAACTCCAGAAATGATGCAAATAGTAATAATCATTATAGCATTAATCTTATTGGGGCTTATAGTTAAAATGGCTATTTTCCCCCTTCATACTTGGCTTCCAGACGCACATGCTGAGGCTCCAACACCAATTAGCGCTTTGCTTTCTCCAGCAATGATTGGAATAGGCGGTTATGCTGCTATTAGAATAATTTATACAGCTTTTCCAATAGTAGCATTTAATTATAATTTTATCATCATCACATCAGTTTTAGCTTTAATCACAATGTTCTACGGTGCCTCAATGGCTTTAGTTCAAGAAGATGTGAAGAGGTTGCTTGCGTACTCTAGCATAAGCCAAATGGGTTATCTCTTGTTTGGCGTAGCTTCAACCTCTATTTTAGGTTTAACTGGAGCTGCATTGCTTTATATGAGCCACGGTTTTGCTAAAGCTGTTCTCTTCATGATTTCAGGAATCTTTATTCACCAATTTCACACTAGAAAAATAAGTGATTTAGGTGGGTTAGCTGAAGAAATGCCTTATACAGCTACAGCTGCTTTAATTTCATTTTTAAGCTTAGCTGGAACACCACCGCTTCTAGGTTTTTGGAGTGAATTATTCATTTTTGCAGGTGCAATGCATTCTAGCTTAATAAATGCTTTATCTGAAGGTTTAACTAGAGTTGTAATAACTGCGCTTGCTGTAATAGCCTCTATCTTTACAGCTGGTTATGGCTTAAAAGCTTTTAGAAGAATCTTTTTTGGAGAGCGTAAATCAACCCAGAAAATCGCTAGCGAAGCCCCTTTAACTATGCTAGCTCCAATAATAATTCTTGCAGCATTCTCCTTAATTTTAGGAATTTATCCAACTTTAATCAGTAAAGAGCTTGGCGCAATCTTCTCTCGATTACTTAGCAAACTTTAA